In Clostridium swellfunianum, a genomic segment contains:
- a CDS encoding ABC transporter permease, which yields MAELSREKFQIIGCDNANAEEILRPNMTYWQDAWRRLKQNKVAITSLIVLSIIALMTVFGPFMVPYKHFENNTKIVNQLPSVAHWFGTDNLGRDMFARLWVGGRVSVLIAILGAIVDTVVGVTYGGVAGYFGGLVDDIMMRIVEILVSIPYLIVVILLSLILGKGIASLIIAMTITGWVGMARMIRGQILQIKEQEYVLAAHALGANPSRIIIRHLLPNTIGIMIVNITLDVPSFIFGEAFLSYIGLGIQSPNTSLGALASAAQQNLFFYPYQLFFPAALISMIMLSFNLLGDGLRDALDPKLRQ from the coding sequence ATGGCAGAATTATCTAGAGAAAAATTTCAGATTATTGGTTGCGATAATGCCAATGCCGAAGAAATATTAAGGCCAAACATGACCTATTGGCAAGACGCCTGGAGAAGATTAAAGCAAAATAAAGTTGCTATAACTTCTTTAATTGTGTTAAGCATTATAGCTTTAATGACTGTTTTTGGACCATTTATGGTTCCATATAAGCATTTTGAGAATAACACTAAAATAGTAAACCAACTTCCAAGTGTAGCTCACTGGTTTGGTACTGACAATCTTGGTAGAGATATGTTTGCCAGACTTTGGGTTGGCGGTAGAGTTTCTGTTTTAATTGCTATTCTTGGAGCTATAGTTGACACAGTTGTAGGTGTTACCTATGGTGGTGTAGCTGGCTATTTCGGAGGCCTTGTTGATGATATAATGATGAGAATAGTAGAAATACTAGTAAGTATTCCATATTTAATTGTGGTTATACTTTTATCCTTGATATTAGGTAAGGGAATAGCTTCGTTGATTATAGCTATGACTATTACTGGTTGGGTAGGTATGGCTAGAATGATAAGAGGACAGATTCTTCAGATAAAAGAGCAGGAATATGTTCTTGCTGCTCATGCACTTGGTGCAAATCCATCAAGAATTATAATAAGACACTTACTTCCAAATACAATCGGTATTATGATTGTTAATATAACTCTTGACGTTCCAAGTTTTATATTTGGTGAGGCGTTCTTAAGTTATATAGGACTTGGAATTCAGTCCCCAAATACAAGCTTGGGTGCATTAGCATCAGCTGCTCAACAAAACTTGTTCTTCTATCCATATCAGTTATTCTTCCCGGCAGCTCTAATTAGTATGATTATGTTGTCATTTAATTTGCTAGGTGATGGATTAAGAGATGCTCTCGATCCTAAGCTACGTCAATAG
- the dapB gene encoding 4-hydroxy-tetrahydrodipicolinate reductase, giving the protein MVNILLNGCCGKMGATISTLSKSYPNLKIAAGVDKFGKSSDYPVYENILACTEKIDVVLDFSRPDSLDNLLDYSKQNNIPVVLCTTGYTNEQIEKINEYSKTIPVFRSANMSLGVNIVNNILKKVSSLLYSNYDIEIIEKHHNQKVDSPSGTALLLANTIKNAIPEETNFVYGREGIGKRSHKDIGIHAVRGGSIVGDHEVIFAGQGESIEINHYAVSRDVFAAGALKACEYMAGKSAGLYSMDNVLENAI; this is encoded by the coding sequence ATGGTAAATATTTTATTAAATGGCTGCTGTGGAAAGATGGGAGCTACTATATCAACTCTTTCTAAAAGCTATCCTAATTTAAAAATAGCCGCTGGAGTTGACAAATTTGGCAAGTCTTCTGATTATCCAGTATATGAAAATATTCTTGCCTGCACCGAGAAGATTGATGTTGTTCTTGATTTCTCCAGGCCTGATTCCCTAGATAATTTGCTTGATTATTCCAAGCAAAATAATATTCCGGTTGTATTATGTACAACTGGTTATACTAATGAACAGATTGAAAAAATTAATGAATACAGTAAAACTATTCCTGTATTCCGTTCTGCAAATATGTCCTTAGGAGTAAATATAGTAAATAATATATTAAAGAAGGTAAGCTCCCTCTTATATAGTAATTATGACATTGAAATAATTGAAAAGCATCATAATCAAAAGGTTGATTCTCCTAGTGGAACTGCCCTTCTTCTTGCTAACACAATAAAGAATGCAATTCCAGAAGAAACAAATTTCGTGTATGGAAGAGAAGGCATAGGAAAAAGAAGCCATAAAGATATCGGCATTCATGCAGTAAGAGGCGGAAGCATAGTTGGAGATCATGAAGTAATCTTTGCCGGACAGGGAGAGTCTATAGAAATAAATCACTATGCAGTATCAAGAGATGTTTTTGCTGCAGGTGCCTTGAAAGCCTGTGAGTATATGGCTGGAAAATCTGCTGGGCTTTACTCCATGGATAATGTTTTAGAAAACGCTATATAA
- a CDS encoding ABC transporter ATP-binding protein, producing the protein MEKVLEVKDLRVSYHTYAGEVQSVRGISFHLNKGETLAIVGESGCGKTVTAKSLMRLIQTPPGEIKEGSQILFEGKNIATMSEKELREYRGSEISMIFQDPMTSLNPTMKIGNQIAESLVIHRGMSKHEAFKEAVKMLQLVNIPNAEKRANQYPHEFSGGMRQRAMIAIALACNPKILIADEPTTALDVTIQAQIMELIADLQDKLGTAVVLITHDLGVVADVAHRIQVMYAGKVIERGTTEEIFYNPQHPYTWALLRSVPRLETGHKDQLYSIKGTPPDLLKPPVGCPFAARCEYAMPICKEAMPEATKLSDTHEVQCWLKHPLAPKVESPLGIGGAK; encoded by the coding sequence ATGGAAAAAGTTTTAGAAGTAAAAGATCTAAGAGTTTCATATCACACTTATGCTGGTGAGGTACAATCTGTTAGAGGGATTTCATTTCATTTAAATAAAGGTGAAACTTTAGCGATAGTTGGAGAATCAGGCTGTGGAAAAACTGTTACAGCTAAATCCTTAATGAGACTTATACAGACTCCTCCTGGAGAAATAAAAGAAGGTTCACAGATTCTATTTGAAGGTAAAAATATTGCAACAATGAGTGAAAAGGAATTAAGGGAATATAGAGGATCAGAAATTAGTATGATTTTCCAAGACCCAATGACATCTCTTAATCCTACAATGAAGATTGGTAATCAAATAGCAGAAAGCTTGGTTATTCATAGAGGTATGAGCAAGCATGAAGCATTTAAAGAAGCTGTAAAAATGCTTCAACTAGTTAATATTCCAAACGCTGAAAAAAGAGCAAATCAGTATCCTCATGAATTCTCAGGCGGTATGCGACAAAGAGCTATGATAGCTATAGCCCTAGCTTGCAACCCTAAGATTCTTATTGCTGACGAGCCAACAACAGCATTGGACGTTACAATACAAGCACAGATTATGGAGCTTATTGCTGATCTACAAGACAAGCTAGGTACAGCTGTTGTTCTTATAACTCACGATTTAGGTGTGGTTGCTGACGTTGCTCATAGAATTCAAGTTATGTACGCAGGAAAAGTTATAGAAAGAGGAACTACAGAAGAAATTTTCTATAATCCTCAGCACCCATATACTTGGGCATTATTACGTTCTGTTCCAAGACTTGAAACTGGTCATAAGGATCAGCTGTATTCAATAAAAGGAACGCCTCCTGATCTTTTAAAGCCGCCAGTTGGCTGTCCATTTGCTGCAAGATGCGAATATGCTATGCCGATTTGTAAAGAGGCTATGCCAGAGGCTACTAAACTTAGTGATACCCACGAAGTTCAATGTTGGCTGAAGCATCCACTGGCACCAAAGGTTGAATCACCATTAGGCATAGGAGGTGCTAAATAA
- a CDS encoding ABC transporter ATP-binding protein, translating into MSAKNLIEVKNLKKYFKVGKNATLKAVDDVSFVIRKGETLGLVGESGCGKTTCGRTVMGLYSATGGEVLFDGVNIQGLSGKEKKDFARKAQIIFQDPYASLNPRMTVGDIIGEGIDIHNLYTGQERTERIYKLLELVGLNKEHASRFPHEFSGGQRQRIGIARALAIEPEFIVCDEPISALDVSIQAQIVNLLIKLQKELGLTYLFIAHDLSMVKHISDRVGVMYLGTMVELASSHDLYSKPLHPYTQALLSAIPIPDPETEKNRQRIMLEGEVPSPINPKPGCRFAARCRYAKPVCSEVSPELKEVEKDHFVACHLF; encoded by the coding sequence ATGTCTGCAAAAAACTTAATCGAAGTAAAAAACCTTAAGAAGTATTTTAAGGTTGGGAAAAATGCAACATTAAAAGCAGTAGATGATGTTAGCTTCGTAATAAGAAAGGGTGAAACTTTAGGATTAGTTGGTGAGTCAGGTTGTGGAAAGACAACTTGTGGAAGAACTGTTATGGGACTTTACTCAGCAACAGGTGGTGAAGTTTTATTCGATGGAGTAAATATACAGGGATTAAGCGGTAAAGAAAAGAAAGATTTTGCTAGAAAAGCACAAATAATCTTCCAAGACCCTTATGCATCCTTAAATCCAAGAATGACAGTAGGGGATATAATTGGAGAAGGTATTGATATACACAATCTCTATACAGGACAAGAGAGAACAGAAAGAATTTATAAGTTGCTTGAGCTTGTTGGATTAAATAAAGAGCACGCTTCAAGATTCCCACATGAATTCTCAGGTGGACAAAGACAAAGAATAGGTATAGCAAGAGCTCTTGCAATCGAGCCAGAGTTTATAGTTTGCGACGAACCTATATCTGCTCTTGACGTATCCATACAAGCACAGATAGTAAACCTACTAATTAAGCTTCAAAAAGAGTTAGGTCTTACTTATCTATTTATTGCCCATGACCTTTCAATGGTTAAGCACATCTCTGACAGAGTTGGAGTTATGTACTTGGGCACAATGGTTGAGCTAGCAAGCAGCCACGATTTGTATTCTAAGCCTTTACATCCATATACTCAGGCGCTTCTTTCAGCTATTCCTATTCCAGACCCTGAAACGGAGAAGAATAGACAAAGAATAATGCTTGAAGGAGAAGTACCAAGCCCAATCAATCCTAAGCCAGGATGTAGATTTGCGGCTAGATGCAGGTATGCTAAGCCTGTCTGCAGCGAGGTATCACCAGAGCTTAAGGAAGTAGAAAAAGATCATTTTGTGGCTTGTCATCTCTTTTAG
- a CDS encoding pyridoxal phosphate-dependent aminotransferase → MKDMFSLNVQSIEISGIRKFFNKVAEVPEALSLTLGQPDFNVPEKIKASMIKAIDENKTGYTSNAGIIELRQQIASYLKGFDINYEAEEICTTIGGSEALLSVFMSIINQGDKVLIPSPAYPAYESCVKLVGGEVVNYQLNEDFTINFEEVKAVIQRERPKVLVVSYPSNPTGAFLSKEDRDKLYEFLKYEEIIVVSDEIYSALCYEINYYSICQFKDIKHKVILVSGFSKMFSMTGLRLGYVCAPSNFMHQIMKVHQYNVSCAPSIVQWGAYEGLKSCLGDVEEMKEEFKKRRDYLYDRLTAMGMDVVLPKGAFYMFPSIKKYGLTSEEFCERLLREGYVAVVPGSAFGVGGEGYIRISYSYSMESLEEGMNRLEKWLKESF, encoded by the coding sequence ATGAAGGATATGTTTTCGCTAAATGTACAAAGTATAGAAATATCTGGGATTAGAAAATTTTTCAATAAAGTAGCAGAAGTGCCTGAGGCCCTTTCATTAACACTAGGGCAACCGGATTTTAATGTGCCCGAAAAAATAAAAGCTTCCATGATAAAGGCCATTGATGAAAATAAAACAGGATACACGTCAAATGCAGGGATAATAGAATTAAGACAACAAATAGCTTCTTATTTAAAAGGCTTCGATATAAATTATGAAGCAGAGGAGATATGCACAACCATAGGAGGCAGCGAGGCTTTATTATCTGTATTTATGTCTATTATAAACCAAGGAGATAAAGTGCTTATACCTTCTCCTGCCTATCCTGCTTATGAAAGCTGCGTAAAGCTTGTTGGCGGAGAAGTAGTTAACTATCAACTAAATGAAGATTTCACTATAAATTTTGAAGAAGTTAAAGCTGTTATCCAAAGGGAAAGACCAAAGGTGTTAGTCGTATCTTATCCAAGTAATCCAACAGGAGCTTTTCTTTCAAAGGAAGACAGGGATAAGCTTTACGAATTTCTTAAATATGAAGAAATTATAGTAGTAAGTGATGAGATATATAGTGCATTATGTTATGAAATTAATTACTACTCGATTTGCCAGTTTAAGGATATAAAACATAAGGTAATCTTAGTAAGTGGCTTTTCAAAAATGTTTTCTATGACTGGATTAAGACTGGGTTATGTTTGCGCTCCTAGTAATTTCATGCATCAAATAATGAAAGTTCATCAATACAACGTGTCTTGTGCTCCATCAATTGTGCAATGGGGAGCTTACGAGGGTCTGAAATCATGTTTGGGTGATGTAGAGGAAATGAAAGAAGAGTTTAAAAAAAGAAGAGATTACTTGTATGACAGACTTACAGCTATGGGAATGGATGTTGTACTACCCAAAGGTGCTTTTTATATGTTTCCTTCGATAAAGAAATATGGGTTAACCAGCGAAGAATTTTGTGAAAGACTTCTTAGAGAAGGTTATGTTGCTGTAGTGCCAGGGTCAGCATTTGGAGTTGGAGGAGAAGGATATATTAGAATATCTTATTCCTACAGCATGGAAAGCCTAGAAGAGGGAATGAATAGACTTGAGAAGTGGTTAAAGGAAAGTTTCTAA
- a CDS encoding peptide ABC transporter substrate-binding protein yields MKSKKILATVMAAAVVATTFIGCKSETPAPGNNPAAPAGQDKEQYLNVVLAAEPKTLDASKATDLYSSQILQEVMEGLTRVEQENGKDVVKPAGAEKWDVSADGLTWTFKLRDFNWSDGQKVTAQQFEYGIKRTLAPDTASQYSFLLFPIKGAAEYNGKKGSADQVGVKATDEKTLVFTLAAPTPYFLDLTYFKVFQPQREDLIKKYGDKFGTEAETMVYNGPFVLKEWVHGSKVELAKNDKYWDKDKVKLNTVTMKVITDVNARMQELLSGGLDSAAVNKPEWIKQFDATGKFDVIKGNDPSASYFYFNQQKKPFNNIKVRKAFSLAVTREDIVQTLYKGLADPAYGWSPPSLQIAGEDFRKKAAYEPITDLKKETPDPKALLAEGLKELGMDPDPSKLTVTFLSSGTDATSKEFAEYFQQMFNKNLGINVKVEAMEWAVFSKRTDDGDYEIASAGWTGDYNDPMTMFDMWVTGANIVPTFWSNKKYDDLIKKAGSTADQNVRFQAFKDAEKILLYDDAVIAPYVYRQRNTYRYKYVKNVMVPLFGSGSELKYAYTQGRP; encoded by the coding sequence GTGAAAAGCAAAAAAATACTTGCAACTGTAATGGCTGCTGCAGTAGTTGCTACAACTTTTATAGGTTGTAAAAGCGAAACACCAGCACCGGGAAACAATCCAGCGGCTCCAGCTGGACAAGATAAGGAGCAATACTTAAATGTTGTTCTAGCTGCTGAACCAAAGACTCTTGATGCATCTAAGGCAACAGACTTATACTCTTCTCAAATCCTTCAAGAAGTTATGGAAGGACTTACAAGAGTTGAACAAGAAAATGGAAAGGATGTTGTTAAGCCAGCGGGAGCAGAAAAATGGGATGTTTCAGCAGACGGTTTAACTTGGACCTTCAAGTTAAGAGATTTTAATTGGAGTGATGGTCAAAAGGTTACTGCTCAGCAATTTGAGTATGGTATAAAGAGGACACTTGCTCCAGATACAGCATCACAGTATTCATTCTTGCTATTCCCAATCAAGGGTGCTGCAGAGTACAATGGCAAGAAGGGTTCAGCTGATCAAGTAGGAGTTAAGGCAACTGACGAAAAGACATTAGTATTCACACTTGCTGCTCCAACACCTTATTTCTTAGATTTGACTTACTTTAAGGTATTCCAACCACAAAGAGAAGACTTAATTAAGAAGTATGGAGACAAGTTCGGAACAGAAGCTGAAACTATGGTATATAATGGACCATTCGTATTAAAAGAATGGGTTCACGGAAGTAAGGTTGAACTTGCTAAGAATGATAAGTATTGGGATAAAGACAAAGTTAAGTTAAACACAGTTACAATGAAGGTTATAACTGATGTTAACGCAAGAATGCAGGAACTTCTAAGTGGTGGACTAGACTCAGCTGCAGTTAACAAGCCAGAGTGGATAAAGCAATTTGATGCAACTGGCAAGTTTGACGTTATTAAGGGTAATGACCCATCTGCAAGTTATTTCTACTTCAACCAACAAAAGAAGCCATTTAATAATATAAAGGTTAGAAAAGCATTCTCACTAGCAGTTACTAGAGAAGATATAGTTCAAACCCTTTATAAAGGCTTAGCTGATCCAGCTTATGGATGGTCACCTCCATCACTTCAAATAGCTGGTGAAGATTTCAGAAAGAAGGCTGCTTATGAGCCTATAACTGACTTAAAGAAGGAAACTCCAGATCCTAAGGCGCTTCTTGCTGAAGGCTTAAAGGAATTAGGAATGGATCCAGATCCATCCAAGTTAACAGTTACATTCTTATCTTCAGGAACAGATGCAACTTCTAAGGAATTTGCTGAGTATTTCCAACAAATGTTTAATAAAAATCTTGGCATCAACGTAAAGGTTGAAGCTATGGAATGGGCAGTATTCTCAAAGAGAACTGACGATGGAGATTATGAAATAGCTAGTGCTGGTTGGACAGGTGACTACAATGACCCAATGACAATGTTTGATATGTGGGTAACTGGAGCTAACATCGTTCCAACATTCTGGTCAAATAAGAAGTATGACGATCTTATAAAGAAGGCTGGTTCAACAGCTGATCAAAATGTAAGATTCCAAGCATTCAAAGATGCAGAAAAGATACTTCTTTATGATGATGCTGTTATAGCACCATATGTTTACAGACAAAGAAATACCTATAGATATAAGTATGTTAAGAATGTAATGGTTCCATTATTTGGTTCAGGTTCAGAACTTAAGTATGCTTATACTCAAGGAAGACCATAA
- the dapA gene encoding 4-hydroxy-tetrahydrodipicolinate synthase, with the protein MSIFKGSGVAIVTPFNESGVDFVKLRELLEWHISQSTDAIIVCGTTGEASTMTEAERKETIKFTVATVNKRIPVIAGTGSNNTAASISMSKWAESIGVDGLLVITPYYNKTTQKGLVEHFKAIAESVDIPIILYNVPSRTGMNLEPKTLLTLTKYKNIVAVKEASGNISQITKIKAICGDRIDIYSGNDDQIIPIMALGGLGVISVLANIIPKDMHDMCHLFLDGKHEEALALQLNCLALNDAVFIETNPIPVKTSLNLLGMKVGNLRLPLCEMSDGNLEVLKKELINYGLKLSE; encoded by the coding sequence ATGAGTATTTTTAAAGGTTCTGGAGTTGCTATTGTTACTCCCTTTAACGAAAGCGGAGTGGATTTTGTAAAATTGAGAGAGCTTCTTGAGTGGCATATATCCCAATCTACTGATGCCATAATAGTATGCGGAACAACAGGTGAAGCTTCTACTATGACAGAGGCTGAAAGAAAAGAGACAATAAAATTTACCGTTGCTACTGTCAACAAGAGAATACCAGTCATTGCAGGAACAGGTTCAAACAACACAGCTGCTTCCATCAGCATGAGCAAGTGGGCTGAAAGCATAGGCGTAGATGGGCTTCTTGTTATAACTCCTTACTACAATAAGACTACACAAAAAGGACTTGTGGAGCATTTTAAAGCTATAGCAGAAAGTGTTGATATTCCAATAATACTGTATAATGTGCCTTCAAGAACGGGCATGAATCTTGAGCCTAAGACACTTCTTACTCTTACTAAATATAAAAATATTGTTGCTGTAAAAGAAGCTAGTGGTAATATTAGCCAGATAACAAAGATTAAAGCTATATGCGGTGATAGAATAGATATATATTCAGGAAATGATGATCAAATAATACCTATTATGGCGTTAGGTGGACTTGGAGTAATATCTGTGCTTGCAAATATTATTCCAAAGGATATGCACGATATGTGCCATCTATTCTTAGATGGAAAGCATGAAGAGGCACTTGCACTTCAACTAAACTGTTTAGCTTTAAATGATGCTGTGTTTATTGAAACGAATCCTATTCCTGTAAAAACTTCATTGAATCTTTTAGGCATGAAAGTTGGAAACCTAAGGCTTCCACTTTGCGAAATGAGCGATGGGAATTTAGAGGTTCTAAAAAAAGAACTTATTAACTATGGCTTAAAGCTTTCAGAATAA
- a CDS encoding ABC transporter permease, with translation MLKFVLKRFGYMLVTLWIVITITFMLMHAMPGDPMSSLARKLPPQTQENFRIKYGLEKSVPEQYAMYLKNIVTEANFGESLLYPGRTVMGIVEKHSPISARIGIQAIFIGFTIGVILGITAAFKRNTWADYTIMFFALLGVSIPSFVFAALLQYVFGVKFGILPITGWAKGAAQFKYTILPSIAMSMGSIAVYARYMRANTLDVIGQDYILTAKSKGVSKVALVWKHIIRNAILPAITILGPQIGNIFVGSFIIESIFAIPGLGNKFVESITGNDYTMIMGLTIMFSMIYIVALTLVDLIYGLVDPRIRVSGAKK, from the coding sequence ATGCTAAAGTTTGTATTAAAGAGGTTTGGCTATATGTTGGTAACTCTATGGATAGTAATCACCATAACTTTTATGTTGATGCATGCTATGCCTGGAGACCCAATGTCCAGTTTAGCTAGGAAACTGCCGCCACAAACTCAAGAAAACTTCAGAATAAAATATGGGCTAGAAAAGAGTGTTCCAGAGCAATATGCTATGTATTTGAAAAATATAGTGACAGAGGCTAACTTTGGAGAATCACTATTATACCCTGGAAGAACTGTTATGGGGATTGTAGAAAAACATTCACCTATTTCTGCTAGAATTGGTATACAAGCAATATTTATAGGTTTTACAATTGGTGTTATACTAGGTATAACAGCTGCTTTTAAAAGAAATACTTGGGCTGATTATACTATTATGTTCTTTGCGTTACTTGGCGTATCCATACCAAGCTTCGTATTTGCAGCACTGCTCCAGTATGTATTTGGAGTAAAATTTGGAATTTTGCCTATCACGGGGTGGGCGAAGGGCGCAGCACAGTTTAAGTACACAATACTGCCTTCGATAGCGATGAGTATGGGCTCTATAGCAGTGTACGCTAGATATATGAGAGCTAATACATTAGATGTTATTGGACAAGACTATATTTTAACTGCTAAATCAAAGGGTGTTTCAAAAGTTGCCCTTGTTTGGAAGCACATAATAAGAAATGCTATACTTCCTGCAATTACAATATTAGGACCACAAATTGGCAATATATTTGTAGGATCATTTATTATAGAAAGTATATTTGCTATACCTGGACTTGGAAATAAATTTGTTGAAAGTATTACAGGTAATGACTATACAATGATAATGGGTTTAACGATAATGTTTTCAATGATCTACATTGTTGCACTAACTTTAGTTGACTTAATTTACGGATTAGTTGACCCAAGAATCAGAGTATCTGGAGCAAAGAAATAG
- a CDS encoding small, acid-soluble spore protein, alpha/beta type — protein MGKTPLKKVIKAKIKSNRELTEIEKVREKIKYEIAAELGLSDKVDKLGWSGLTAEETGRIGGIMTRRKKELNLPKNKEIIMNNGYVNFDYEDK, from the coding sequence ATGGGAAAAACACCGCTTAAGAAGGTCATTAAAGCAAAAATAAAATCAAATAGAGAACTTACTGAGATTGAAAAAGTAAGAGAAAAAATAAAGTATGAGATTGCAGCTGAATTAGGACTTTCTGATAAAGTGGATAAATTAGGATGGAGCGGTCTTACTGCAGAGGAGACAGGAAGAATTGGCGGAATAATGACTAGAAGAAAAAAGGAACTTAACTTGCCTAAAAATAAAGAAATAATTATGAATAATGGATATGTTAACTTTGATTATGAGGATAAATAA
- a CDS encoding class I SAM-dependent DNA methyltransferase, with product MDQYKDFAAIYDKLINRDIDYNVWADKIVNLCSGQNIEMRDYLDLACGTGNMTEILAKHFRTTWAVDMSSQMLTEAETKLRASNIKAKFVCQDISGLKLNNKFDLITCCLDSTNYILDNEDLKNYFENVYNHLKDNGLFVFDINTYYKLTAILGNNTFTYDNEDVVYIWDNFLEEDVVQMNLTFFVKEGSVYRRFDEEHCERAYKEEFLDRILHKIGFKIVCKLDNYVNLSILEDSERIAYVLRKN from the coding sequence ATGGATCAATATAAGGACTTTGCTGCTATTTATGATAAACTAATAAACAGGGATATAGATTATAATGTATGGGCGGATAAAATAGTAAACTTGTGCAGCGGTCAAAATATAGAAATGAGAGATTATCTCGATTTAGCTTGTGGAACAGGAAATATGACAGAAATACTTGCAAAGCATTTTAGAACTACTTGGGCAGTGGATATGTCTAGTCAAATGTTGACTGAAGCTGAAACAAAACTTAGAGCTTCAAATATAAAAGCTAAATTTGTGTGCCAGGATATTTCTGGCTTAAAGCTTAATAACAAGTTTGATTTAATTACTTGTTGCTTGGATTCTACGAATTATATTTTGGACAATGAAGACCTGAAAAATTATTTCGAAAATGTCTACAATCATCTAAAAGATAATGGATTGTTTGTATTTGATATAAATACTTATTATAAGCTTACTGCTATTTTAGGCAATAATACATTTACTTATGACAATGAAGACGTAGTGTATATATGGGATAACTTTTTGGAAGAGGATGTGGTTCAAATGAATCTTACCTTTTTTGTTAAAGAAGGGAGCGTATATAGGCGTTTTGATGAGGAACATTGTGAAAGAGCATATAAAGAAGAGTTTTTAGATAGGATACTACATAAGATAGGGTTTAAAATTGTTTGTAAGCTAGATAATTATGTGAACTTATCCATACTTGAGGATTCGGAAAGAATAGCCTATGTACTACGAAAAAATTAA
- a CDS encoding aspartate-semialdehyde dehydrogenase translates to MNYNVAIVGATGMVGRKFIEVLEERNFPVENLYLFASKRSAGSKILFSGKEFEVEELIEDNIKNKTIHFALFSAGGDISLEYAPVFAKYNAVVIDNSSAWRMNPEVPLVVPEVNPEDIKWNKGIIANPNCSTIQAVVALKPLHDKYGVKRIIYSTYQAVSGAGMKGYSDLEEGLKGAAPKKFTYPIANNILPHIDVFTENGYTKEEMKMILETRKILHDDSLKVTATTVRVPVYYGHSESINVELKREFSLEDIFQLYKNFKGIVLKDDVANLQYPMPIDAAGKDEVFVGRIRRDFSTDNGLNLWVVADNIRKGAASNAVQIAEYIINECK, encoded by the coding sequence ATGAACTACAATGTAGCAATAGTTGGCGCCACTGGTATGGTTGGAAGAAAGTTCATTGAAGTGCTAGAGGAAAGGAACTTCCCCGTAGAAAATTTATATTTATTTGCTTCTAAAAGATCAGCTGGTTCCAAGATTTTATTCAGCGGTAAGGAATTTGAGGTTGAAGAACTAATAGAAGACAATATTAAAAATAAAACAATACACTTTGCTTTATTTTCAGCTGGCGGGGATATAAGTTTAGAATATGCTCCAGTATTTGCAAAGTATAACGCAGTTGTTATAGATAACAGTAGCGCTTGGAGAATGAATCCTGAGGTTCCGCTAGTAGTACCTGAAGTAAATCCTGAGGATATAAAATGGAACAAGGGGATTATCGCAAATCCAAATTGTTCTACAATTCAAGCAGTGGTTGCTTTAAAGCCTCTACATGATAAATACGGGGTTAAGAGAATAATTTATTCCACTTATCAAGCTGTATCTGGTGCTGGAATGAAAGGTTATTCTGATTTGGAAGAAGGTTTAAAAGGCGCTGCTCCAAAAAAATTCACTTACCCCATTGCTAATAATATTCTTCCTCATATAGATGTATTTACCGAAAATGGATATACAAAAGAGGAAATGAAAATGATTCTTGAAACAAGAAAAATACTGCATGATGATTCTTTGAAGGTAACAGCTACAACTGTCCGAGTACCTGTTTATTATGGTCATAGCGAAAGCATAAATGTTGAACTTAAGAGAGAATTCAGCCTTGAAGATATTTTTCAGCTTTATAAAAACTTTAAAGGAATTGTTTTAAAGGATGATGTAGCTAACCTTCAATATCCTATGCCTATAGACGCTGCTGGAAAAGACGAAGTCTTTGTTGGCAGAATCAGAAGAGACTTCAGCACTGATAATGGACTAAACTTATGGGTAGTTGCAGATAACATAAGAAAGGGTGCAGCATCAAATGCAGTACAAATTGCAGAATATATCATAAATGAATGCAAATAA